The genomic stretch AGGCTGGAGCTCCGGGCCTTAAGACGTCTTAAGGAACGCTTCTCAGCAGTAATATCCCGAATAGTAGAAAGAACTATCCAGTCATCTCCCAGAGGACGAAGTCTGCGGGTGATGATCTCGCAGATAATAGGTGAGCCATCTTTTTTCTGCAGAGGCCACTCAAGAACAACATCGTCCCTTTCTTCCAGCAATCGGTAAAGCCTCTCACCGAAGGCCTCCCAGGAGGCCCGGTCACTAAAAAATATTCTGGTGGAGCGACCAATCATCTCCTCCCGGCGCCAGCCGAAAAGACGGGCCAACCCTTTGGAGGCAAAGACTATCTTGCGCTTGAAGACAGCCGCCACCCCGATAGGATGGCGATCAAGGAGCCCCAGAATAAGGGATTCATCCTTTAAGTTGTCTTCGAGCACAGAGACTCCGACCATAGGATTCAAGCCACCTGCCTTTTACGGATGATCTGCTCTACGGCCTGAACAATATGACCGGCAATCTCCCAGCTGGGGGCCACAATATCGGCCCCTCCCCGCCGGATAGCCTCTCGAGGCATACCGAAAACAATGGCGCTCTCTTCGCTTTCGGCAATGGTGATCCCCCCAGCCTGCCGGATCCGGACCATCGCGTCCGCTCCGTCGTCTCCCATTCCGGTCATGAGAACCCCCACCGTCTGAGGACCAAAGACTGAAAGGACCGAATCCATCATTACATCTACCGAGGGCATGAAAAGATGCCGGGGGGTTTTGGTGTTGCGGATGATGAGATCTCCCCGAACCTTGCGGAAAACTGTCAGGTGATAGCCTCCCTTGCCTACGAAGCAGACACCGGGCTCGACTTTAAGGCCGGTTTCCGCATGGAGCACCTTTATCTGACAGCGCTTATCAAGCCTCTGGGCATAGGATTCTGTAAAGGTGGGGGGCATGTGCTGTACAAGGAAAACCGCCGCTGGCAGGTCTTCCGGAAGATACGGAAGAACCTCAAATATGGTCTTCGGCCCTCCGGTGGATATTCCAATGGCCACCGCGGCAAAAGGGGGGAGTTCTCCCTTGGAGAGCGAAGGAACCTGGGGCCGGAGGGGTTTCAGCAGCCGGGGTTCCTTTGACACCGGAGTCTTTACCTGACTGCGGCGTCTCAGACGCCCGGCCGTCCCCGAACGAGCGGCGGCCTTGATCTTGGCGATCAGCTCTCGGGCCACCGCCTCCATGTTTACCGAGACCGTGCCTCCTGGCTTGGCTACATAGTCAAAGGCGCCCATCTCCAGGGCCTGAAGGGTTATGGGAGCCCCCTCCTGGGTCAGGGAGGAGACCATGATCACCGGGGCGATACCCTCTTCGATGAGGATCTTAAGGGCCGTGAGGCCATCCATCCGGGGCATATTGATGTCTAGGGTGATCACATCCGGCCGCAGGGCCCGGGCCTTTTCAATAGCGTCCCGGCCATCACGAGCGGTACCGACCACCTCCAGACGAGGATCGCTTTCGATAATCCTTTTCAGGCTCCGACGCATAAGGGCCGAATCATCACAAACCAGAACCTTAATCTTGGCCATCTTTCCTCCCTGTTATTCGGCAATCTTCAGCCTGGGACGCTCATCCAGAGTCGTTACCCCCTCCTCTTCGGAGAGGACCATCTCCTTGAGCTCCTTCTGCTCCTCAGAGGAGAAAATCTGGTTAACATCAAGGATAATAATCAGCCCCCCGCCCTCTCTTTGGGCCACGGCAGAGACAAAACGCAAATCTACCTGAGAGAGGAGAAGGGCTGGAGGCGGCGAGATTCGCTGTCTGGGAATCCGGGTGACCTCGTTTACCCGGTCAACCACCAGGCCGACCTTCTGTTCACCGAACTGGATGATGATCAGGCGGGTGCGGTCATCCCAGCTTCTCGGTGGCAGGCCAAAACGCTTACGGAGGTCTATCACCGGAATGACCTCCCCCCGGAGATTGGTTACTCCCTCTACGTAGGCCGGAGTCTTGGGAACCCGGGAGATCTCCCCCGGCCGGTTTATCTCCTGGATCTGAACGATGGGAAAGGCATACTCCTCATCATCCAGGAAAAAAGTCACCAACTGCTCCTCGTCAAACTCGACAACCTCGCTGGTGTTCATATTCTCTCCCCCCTCGGCAAGATCTTCTAAGGGCTCGGTGGGGACAACGGCCTCCTTATCCAGAACAAAAACAATCCTCCGGCCCTGGTCGATTCTGGCGATGGCCTTAAGATCTTCAAGCTCTGTGCGTTCCAAGGCCTCAACAGGCACCGCCAGAACCTCCTGGACCTGGTCAACCAGCACTCCTGCCAGTGTTCCGGAAACATTAAGGATGATGATCCGTTCCTCCTCGGCCACGGCCTTATCCATCTTGGCCTCCAGGCGTCGAAAGAGATCCTTCATCTGGGCGGTCAGAAGGTAGATCTCATCGGCAACATCATCAGGGGCTGCGGTAAAATAGGCTCTGACCAGGCTGTGGAGGTACCGATGACGGAGATGAAGCTGATGGACGATCTCTAGTTCCGTTTCGCTGCGACACTTCTCAAGCTCCCCTTTAAGCCACTGCCCCAAAAGACAGCGTTCCGGATCAAGCACGGGAGGATCACCTCCGGAGGCCATGGCCCGGGTGAGCTCTTTCAGCCAGTTCTCAAAGATCTGGCGCAGATGAGCGACCTTTTGCCTCTTTTCATCTACCAGGGGGGGAAGACCTAAAAGCTTGCGCAAATCATAGACCGGAAGGACCGTTCCCCGGAGAGAAATAATCCCCCGAAGATAGGCCGGGGCCTCGGGAACTTCCTGGGGGGGTTCAAAGCGAATGATCTCTTGGATATGGTCTATTTCAAAGGCGTATTCCTCGGCCCCCAGGAAGAAGGAAAGCAGACGCCGCTCTTCTTCTGTAGCTATGGCGTTCCCGGAAGATTCGGACTGGTCCACTCCAAAGGAACCCAGGCTTCCCCCGGCCGTCTCGGGCCTCTCCTCCAAAGACGGAAGAAGCCTGTTAAGATCAAGGACCTGAATCATGCGCCCGCCGCCGGGTTTAGCTACTCTGGCCACCAGGCCCTCAAGATCTCCCCCCAATGAAGGGGGCGGGGCAAAGGTTTCCTCCCCCACGGTGAGCACCTCCCGAACCTCATCTACCAAAAGTCCACTCGGGTGGCCTTCAAGCTCAACCACCAAGAGTCGGGAGCGATCATCAATGGCTGAGGCCTCAAGACCCAACCTGAGACGGACATCCACCACCGGGATAATCTGACCCCGCAGATTGGTAAGCCCCAGAATAAAGGGAGGAGTCAGAGGAACCGGAGTGAGCCTCTGGGCCCGAACGATCTCCCGCACCGAGGCTATATCCAGGGCAAACTCCTCTCCTTTCAGCCGGAAGACCACCAACTGACAAACACCGGACTGGCCAGATTGGGAAACCATGGCATCACCCCTTACATGTTCTGCAGTTCGTCGGCGTCCCCGGCAATTTCCTCTACGGCCTGAGCGATCTGGGCAATGCCTGTCTTTATCTCCTCGGCGGCGGTAGAGGCCTCCTGGGTGGCCCTGCTGGCCTCCTCGGCGGCCGAGGCAATCTGCTCTACGCCTTTGCTAGCCTGATCGATCGCGGCCAGCATCTCATCGGTGTGGGTAAGGATCTCCGAGATGGCCGTTATCCCCTCAGAGATGGCCACCGAAACATCCTCAAGGCGTCTGGCCGAACTGGTAGTCATCTCCGCCTGGATCCTGGCCTTCTGGGCCGAAGCCTTGAGATCATCCTGGACCCGGACCATTTCATCCCTTATCCCCCGGACGATGTCTTTTATTTTTTCGGCATTCTCGGCGCTTTCGTTGGCCAGGGAACGGATATCTCCGGCCACCACCGAGAAACCTCGACCAAACTCTCCAGCTCGAGCGGCCTCGATGGAGCCATTGACGGCCAGCATATTGGTCTGAATGGTGACCATGGTGATCTGTTCGGCGATCTTTTCGATCTGGCGGGTCAGAAGCTCAAGGCCGGCCACTCTCTCGACGGTCTGGCCCGTCTTAACCGAGGCCTCCTTGATCCCCTCAATAAGCTGCTCCACCAGCCTGCGATTTTTATCGCTGGCCTCTTTAAGACCTCTGAAGATCTCCTCCACCTGGGAGCTCAGTTTGTGGGCCTCTTTGGCCATCTGAAGCAGCTCTTCGCCGACGATGGCCCCGCTTTCGGCAGCTCGGGCCTGCTCGGCTGCGCCCTCGGCAATTTGCCTTATAGCCAGGGCAATTTCCTCGGCACTTTTGCTGCACTGCTCGATACTGGCCGAAAGCTGCTCAGCCGCTGCCGCCAGGGTCTCGGCTGACTTTTGGCTGTCGGTAGAGACCCTTAGCTCCTCGGCCAGCTCCAAAAGCTCCTCGGAGGCCTCCTGGATATCCTGAAGGGCCTGATTCTGCTCTTTGACATTTTTGGTGGCCTCCTCAGCGGCCGAGGCCTGCTCCTCAGCGGCCGAGGCCACCACCTCCGCTCCCTCTAAGAACTCCTCGGCCTTCTTCTGAATGGCCTGGGATATGTCATTTAGCTTTTCGGCGGCCTCCCCAAGCTGGACGGCTTTGTCTAGAATTTCTTTAAGTGAGGAGAGCACCTCTGCCGAACGCTCGGCCTCCAGATTGGCCTTCTCCACCGACTCCTGAACCTCCTGGACTACCGCCTGAACGGCCTCCTGGATCTTGGCCACCACATTGCGGATATCCCGGGCACTCTTTTCTGAAATCTCGGCCAGATTGCGAACCTCGTCGGCCACAACGGCAAAGCCTCGCCCATGTTCGCCAGCCCGGGCGGCCTCAATGGCGGCATTGAGGGCCAAAAGATTGGTCTGATCAGCAATGCGGACTACAGCCTGAACTATGCTTTGAATCTCCTGCCCCTTCTTCTCCAGGCCCTGAATGAGTTTGGCCGACTCAAGGGCCTTTCCCGCCGCCTTCTCTACCTCATGGGCCATGGCCTCGATCTCCTGGCTACTTGAGCGGATGAGGCCGTCTATCTGCTGGATCTTGTCCAGAAATCTGGCCACGTTTTCAGCCGAAGCCTGGGCCGTCTTTTCAATCTGAGTGATGGCCGCCCGGCTCTCCTCAGTGGCACTTGAGGCCTCCTCGGCTCCGGCGGCAATAGTCTCCATGGTTTGTCCGAGCTCCTCGCTGGCAGAGACTATCTGGGAGATGGCGGAACTCATCTCCTCCACGGCAGCCGCCAATTTCTCCGCAATGGCCTGCTGCCTGGCCAGGGTTCGAGCTCTCTTCTCGGCCACCTTGGACTGCCGCAACCGAGATGGCTGTTTGTCGCCGGCCTCGATCACGGCCAGATTGTTGCCTTCGGGACGGGCTAATTTCTTTCCTCCCATTTTTGACCTCCTTGAGTTTTCTTATCGGGGCCTTGGCGGGAGAGGGCCTGACAGACAAGGGCCAGGTTCTCCCGGGCCATGGAGTTGTCGGGATCAAGCTCGAGGGCCTTCTCCAGGGCCAGCCGGGCCTCCTGGGGACGATCAAGGTAAAAGTAGGCCACCGCCAAGTTGTTCCAGGCCTTAAGATTGCCAGGATCAAGGTGGACTGCGGCCAGAAAATGGGCCGCAGCCAGGAGGTAGTCCCCCTGCTTTAGATAGCCCAGGCCTTTACGGTAAAGGGGCTCCGGCAACGCCCCCTGAGAGCCCCCTTCCTCTGAGACCGGGAGCTCCCCTAAATTATCCTCACGGGCCAGGGTTAAGAGGGTCTCAAGCGATGTTCCCAGCGACTCTTTCTTCCGGGACATTCCTTGCCTCCAAAATGGCCATAACTACCCGCCTGTAATCATCGGCTACGGGACTCTCCGGAGCATACTCAAAGATGGTCTGGCCAAAGCTAGGGGCCTCGGCCAGCCGAACACTGTTTCTTATCGGTGGCAGTAGAATCCTCTCCCCGAATACCTTCTGGATCTCCTGCTTAACCGCCCGCACATGCCGCAACTGAGGGCTAAAAAAAGTGGGCAGGACTCCGGCCAAATGAAGTCTCGGATTGTTACGGCGGACCTTTTCAATCAGGGCCTGGGTCTCGGCCAGCCCTTTTAAGGCCAGAAAATGAAGCGGCATGGGAGCAATAACCTCCTCAGCAGCCAAAAGGGCTGAAAGGGTTAGAACCCCGGGATTGGGTGGAGAATCGATGATTACGAAGTCAAAGTCTCGGTCCTTTTCGGCCAGAGCCTCTCGCAGACGAAGGAGCTCCCGGGGGCGCCTCAAAGCCTCGGCCTCATAGCGGGAAAGCCGGGAAGAGGCCGGCACCAGAAAGAGACCCGGGCGCACCGACAGACAGGCCTTTGAGTCTCCGGAGATAAAGGCCAAAAGATCAATCCCCCCGGGGGGCCTGACCCCTAAAGCCAAAGAGGCGTGGGCCTGACTGTCGACATCAACCAGAAGAACCCGCTGGCCCTGAAGGCAAAGACCGGCGGCCACGTTGACCGCTGAAGTCGTCTTGCCCACCCCACCCTTACGGTTACTGAAGACAATCTTTCGGGCCATTTTCAAAAGTCAAAAAAGCTAAGCTTCTCATCTAGCGAGAGCCTCCGGGCCAGGGAATCGACCCCTAGACCGTAGATGGCCTCGGCCACCAAAAGAGAGGGCAACTCCCTCTGGACCCTGCTTAAGGGAAGAAGTTCCAGAGGAAGGTTCTTGAGCCCCTTTCTTTGCCAAAGAGAATCAAGCTCCTTTTTAAGGCCGGAGGGCAGGCCGGAATGGTCCTCAAAAACAGCCAAGACCTTCTCGGGAAAGACGGCCAGAGACAGAAGCAGACCTCCCCACCGTCTGAAGAGGAGATTCAACTCCTCAAAAAGGCCGGCAAAGGAATCCTCCAGCCCCCTGAAGAAGGCCTCCAGAGAGGGATAAAATAGATGCTCTCGATTGGGGAAATAAAGATGGGCCCGACCAACAGGCCGCCACTCTACCAACCCCATATCTACCAAGTCATCAAGGGCCTCCTTGACCGGAGCCCAGGAAAGATCAACCCTTCGGGCAATCTCCCGACCAGAGAGACCGGGATGCTGATAAATCATCTCCAACACCAACCACTTGGATTTTGTTCCCAGATTTCGGAGAACCCGGTTAACGACCATCTTTAAGATTTTTCGACCGTTGGCCTAAAAGCTTTAACTTTTTGGCCTAAAAACCGGCCAAAAGCGATGGCGATCTTTTAGCCCTCGAGGGAATGGATCTGGACAAGGATGTCTCTAGGGATTACTTGGTTGAGAGATGAATCTTTCTGCCACCATAAAAAGGCTGGTTTTGGGGACTGTAGCGGCCCTGCTTTGGCTATTTG from Thermosulfuriphilus ammonigenes encodes the following:
- a CDS encoding protein-glutamate methylesterase/protein-glutamine glutaminase; amino-acid sequence: MAKIKVLVCDDSALMRRSLKRIIESDPRLEVVGTARDGRDAIEKARALRPDVITLDINMPRMDGLTALKILIEEGIAPVIMVSSLTQEGAPITLQALEMGAFDYVAKPGGTVSVNMEAVARELIAKIKAAARSGTAGRLRRRSQVKTPVSKEPRLLKPLRPQVPSLSKGELPPFAAVAIGISTGGPKTIFEVLPYLPEDLPAAVFLVQHMPPTFTESYAQRLDKRCQIKVLHAETGLKVEPGVCFVGKGGYHLTVFRKVRGDLIIRNTKTPRHLFMPSVDVMMDSVLSVFGPQTVGVLMTGMGDDGADAMVRIRQAGGITIAESEESAIVFGMPREAIRRGGADIVAPSWEIAGHIVQAVEQIIRKRQVA
- a CDS encoding chemotaxis protein CheW; the encoded protein is MVSQSGQSGVCQLVVFRLKGEEFALDIASVREIVRAQRLTPVPLTPPFILGLTNLRGQIIPVVDVRLRLGLEASAIDDRSRLLVVELEGHPSGLLVDEVREVLTVGEETFAPPPSLGGDLEGLVARVAKPGGGRMIQVLDLNRLLPSLEERPETAGGSLGSFGVDQSESSGNAIATEEERRLLSFFLGAEEYAFEIDHIQEIIRFEPPQEVPEAPAYLRGIISLRGTVLPVYDLRKLLGLPPLVDEKRQKVAHLRQIFENWLKELTRAMASGGDPPVLDPERCLLGQWLKGELEKCRSETELEIVHQLHLRHRYLHSLVRAYFTAAPDDVADEIYLLTAQMKDLFRRLEAKMDKAVAEEERIIILNVSGTLAGVLVDQVQEVLAVPVEALERTELEDLKAIARIDQGRRIVFVLDKEAVVPTEPLEDLAEGGENMNTSEVVEFDEEQLVTFFLDDEEYAFPIVQIQEINRPGEISRVPKTPAYVEGVTNLRGEVIPVIDLRKRFGLPPRSWDDRTRLIIIQFGEQKVGLVVDRVNEVTRIPRQRISPPPALLLSQVDLRFVSAVAQREGGGLIIILDVNQIFSSEEQKELKEMVLSEEEGVTTLDERPRLKIAE
- a CDS encoding methyl-accepting chemotaxis protein; this translates as MAKEAHKLSSQVEEIFRGLKEASDKNRRLVEQLIEGIKEASVKTGQTVERVAGLELLTRQIEKIAEQITMVTIQTNMLAVNGSIEAARAGEFGRGFSVVAGDIRSLANESAENAEKIKDIVRGIRDEMVRVQDDLKASAQKARIQAEMTTSSARRLEDVSVAISEGITAISEILTHTDEMLAAIDQASKGVEQIASAAEEASRATQEASTAAEEIKTGIAQIAQAVEEIAGDADELQNM
- a CDS encoding tetratricopeptide repeat protein, whose product is MSRKKESLGTSLETLLTLAREDNLGELPVSEEGGSQGALPEPLYRKGLGYLKQGDYLLAAAHFLAAVHLDPGNLKAWNNLAVAYFYLDRPQEARLALEKALELDPDNSMARENLALVCQALSRQGPDKKTQGGQKWEERN
- a CDS encoding ParA family protein produces the protein MARKIVFSNRKGGVGKTTSAVNVAAGLCLQGQRVLLVDVDSQAHASLALGVRPPGGIDLLAFISGDSKACLSVRPGLFLVPASSRLSRYEAEALRRPRELLRLREALAEKDRDFDFVIIDSPPNPGVLTLSALLAAEEVIAPMPLHFLALKGLAETQALIEKVRRNNPRLHLAGVLPTFFSPQLRHVRAVKQEIQKVFGERILLPPIRNSVRLAEAPSFGQTIFEYAPESPVADDYRRVVMAILEARNVPEERVAGNIA
- a CDS encoding winged helix-turn-helix domain-containing protein, producing the protein MVVNRVLRNLGTKSKWLVLEMIYQHPGLSGREIARRVDLSWAPVKEALDDLVDMGLVEWRPVGRAHLYFPNREHLFYPSLEAFFRGLEDSFAGLFEELNLLFRRWGGLLLSLAVFPEKVLAVFEDHSGLPSGLKKELDSLWQRKGLKNLPLELLPLSRVQRELPSLLVAEAIYGLGVDSLARRLSLDEKLSFFDF